The nucleotide sequence ATTTTCCCATGCCACTGCATCAGTAATCTTTCTATTTGAAAACTTACTGAAAACTTCTGCCTTGCTTTTTTGCTTATCAAATTCTTCCTGCTCATGGTACACCGTACTGCCAAGCAAAAAGGCACTGCCATTTGTAGCCAGTGGCTAACGTAATTCCACTACCACCATCCACACCAAACCTAATCAGCTAATGCATGGCTAAAGAAAACACTTCGCCCTTTTTACTTTTTCAGTACCAGAATCTGACAGACCCTTCCTTCGTTAGGATGGCTGGTTATTATTATTGTAATAAGATTGTAATAATAATAACCATTCCAGCATCTGTTGAAATCTGGCAAAAAAGTGGTTTTTAAAGAAGATCAGGTTTAGTTGTTCCAGCTACAGCCCGAGCAAAGCCAACCCTCTTATCATAGCCCATCTCCTAATCATTAAAATCATAGTTCAAAAATTAATTAAAAAAAATAACCTTTTTTCCATCTGCGCAAAAAGACTGCGCAGGAGGTCTGCAACTTTGAATCATCAATTGAACGGCAGCCCCTGAAAGGCTACTTCAGATGCCTCCCCTGCAAATGGCGGGGGAGTTTAAAATACCGGGTCGTCTAATGGCAGGACACCAGATTTTGGCTCTGGCAGTGGAAGTTCGAGTCTTCCCCCAGTAACAAAAATATCCGAATGAGGCAGTAAAAGAATTTCCTGTTGCAAATTTCGGGTTTTAAAATCTTCACCTTCCATAAACCGGAGGGAAGCGCGGAAAAAGCTTCTGTACATGACCTGGCGAGGGTTTTCTATAGCCCCGCAGTGCCCCGGCCTGTGGCTTTGGAGGTATGCTGCTGACAGAAAGCTGTTTTTCACCCTTGTGTGTCGGAGGTTCGATTCCTCCTCCCAATCTGTATGGGATAACTCAGTTGGTAGAGTAACAAGTATGGACTGAAAATCCATCTCTGAAGCTGACTGCTTCTAAAAACAGTCGCATTACATAAGCAGTGGCCTGACTTAACCGGTTTTTGTCCCCTGGCAAAAACAGTCTCTTAAAGGCTTTGTAAGGCTGAGGATACCGCATGGTGGCTTTGTTTCACTTTCTAGTCTGACGGTTCTGATGCTCCCCGGGTATGCCTGGCGGAACTAAAGGGCAATCTTTCCGGAAACTGATACAGAAAAACCAGCTTAATCAACCTTCCGTCTTCAGGAGATGGTTTGTCAGGCGCTGCTTAACTTAAAAAGTACGTTTTTTTTAAAATTTTTATAACAATGAAAAGGATCAGAATAAACAAAGGACAAATTGGACTTGTGTTCAGAAACGGTGATTATATAAGGGTGCTTCAGGAAGGCTCTTTCTGGTTAAAGCCATTTGAAAGCGTAATGCTTTACAGTTTGTCTGTTCCTTTTTATCCACCAGTGGATCTGAGTATCCTGCTACGTGATGAGGATCTGGCAACTATGCTAACGGTGGTGGATGTTAAAGACCATGAGATTGCCCTGCAATATGAAAATGGTAACTTTAAAAATGTGCTCACACCGGGAAGGTACGCCTTCTGGAAAGGTGTTGCCGAATTTTCATTTGATAAAGCCGATTTAAACCGGGCGGAAATTTCTCCGGATATTAATGTAAACCTGTTTCAGCGGAAAGAGCTGCTGCCATATATCAGGGTTTATACCATTGAAGCTTTTGAAAAAGGTGTTCTTTTTGTTGATGGAAACTTTCAGCGCATTCTTGATACAGGTGTATACCATTTCTGGAAAAGCCCGGTGATGGTATCTGTACAAAAGACAGACATGCGACAGCTACAACTGGAAGTATCAGGACAGGAAATCCTTACCAGGGACAAAGCAGCCTTGCGCATCAGTTTTTATACACAGTATAAGGTAAAGGATATCATTAAAGCACTGGTTGAAAACAGAGACTTCGAAAAGCAGTTGTATGTATTGCTGCAACTGGCACTGAGGGAATTTGTTGGTACTTATTCTTTGGATGAGCTACTTGATAAAAAAGAGGAGATTTCAGCGTATGTCCTGAGTAGTCTTAAGCAAAAGTCTGAAGACCTGGGCGTGGAAATCAAAGGAGCGGGAATAAGGGACATCATACTTCCCGGCGAAATAAAGGAGATTATGAACCAGGTTTTGGTGGCAGAGAAAAAAGCCCAGGCCAATGTAATTATGCGCAGGGAGGAAACAGCTTCTACAAGGAGTTTGCTGAACACAGCAAAGCTCATGGAAGACAATGAATGTTGTTCAGGCTGAAGGAAATGGAATATGTTGAGAAGATTGCCGATAAAATAAACAGTATTTCCCTGTCGGGAGGCAATATGGTTTTTGACCAGTTGAAAGACATATTTTCTCCTAAAAAAATAAACTGAACCGGGAATATGTTACAGGGGTATTAAGAAGCCTTTACATATTCCAGGTTTAACCTTAGAAAAAAAAAACATCATGCAATTGAAAGGAAATCACTTACTGGAAATGGGGTATCCTCCAGGTAAAGTAATAGGCATAGCACTTGAAGTAATAGAGAAAGAGTATGCAGATCTGAATACAGATGCGCTGAGTATCCTGTTTAAGAATGTACTGGAAAACCCGGGGGACTTTCTTGAAGACCCGAAACTTTCCCCTGTGGCTTTTGAACTGATAAAGCCAGCCAAAGATGCCCTGGTTGAACTGAACCCAAATCCGGATGACTATGTGGTATACGGGCCGGAAGGTATTGAAGAAGGAGCGGTTCGTCAGATGGAAACCGCCATGAAGCTGCCCGTAACGGTCTCCGGTGCACTTATGCCGGATGCCCACCAGGGCTATGGCCTGCCCATAGGCGGGGTACTGGCCACCAACAATGCGGTCATACCTTATGGTGTCGGCGTGGATATCGGCTGCAGAATGTGCATGAGCATCTATGATATTCCTGCTGGTTTTATTGACGAGCAGAAGAAGGAGCTGAAAAAAATGCTGATCAACAATACCAAGTTCGGACGGGCAACTTTTAAAAAGCCACGCGAGCATGCGGTCATTGAAAACCCGCTTTTTTCGGAGATTCCACTGTTGAAAGGCCTGAAAAATAAAGCGTTTTCGCAATTGGGATCTTCCGGAGGTGGAAACCATTTTGTGGAATTCGGGATTACTGAAATTCTTGATCCGCAGAATGAATTCGGGCTGCCTCCGGGCAAATACCTGGCAGTGCTTTCCCATTCAGGGTCGAGGGGATTTGGCGCCACTATAGCAAGCCACTACACCAAACTGGCGATGGAAACCTGTAAGCTTCCGCAGGAAGCAAAGCATCTGGCATGGCTTGGACTGGATACCGAAGCCGGACAGGAATACTGGCAGGCGATGAACCTTGCCGGTGACTATGCTTCTGCCTGCCATCACCAGATACATGAGCGTATGGCTGTAGGGCTGCGGGCAAACCCTGTTGCGGTAATAGAAAACCACCACAACTTCGCCTGGAAGGAAAAAGACGCTGCCGGAAATGAAGTTATCGTCCACCGTAAAGGGGCTACACCGGCAGGAAAAGGAGTTCTGGGAATTATCCCCGGTTCAATGACCGCACCCGGGTTTATCGTCCGCGGAAAAGGGGAGGTAGCCTCTCTGAATTCAGCCTCACATGGTGCCGGAAGGACGATGTCCAGAACACAGGCAAAGAAAATACTGGATGCCAGTGCCGTGAGGCAACACCTGCTGGACGCCGGGGTGGAACTGATCGGTTCCGGGCTTGACGAGGCGCCAATGGCATATAAGGACATTAACATGGTAATGGAAGCCCAGAAAGATTTGGTTGAGGTAGTGGGTTCTTTTCTTCCGAAAATAGTCAGGATGTGCGGAGATGAAAAGTTCAGAGAAGTGGATTGAGCAGATGGTAATGTTAAATAAAGAACACTTGTACCTGTAACATGAGTTGCAGGTACAAAACCTGTATAAAATTATTGAAAAATGGAATCAACAATAGTCCAGAGACTTCAGGAAATAGAGACGCAGTATGAGGTGAAGGTATTGCTGGCGGTGGAGTCAGGTTCGCGGGCATGGGGCTTTCCTTCTCCAGACAGCGACTATGACGTCCGGTTTATTTACGTCCACCGGCCGGAATGGTACCTCACTATTCAGGATAAGAAAGACACCATTGAACTACCGGAAAAAGAACTGCTGGACTTCAGCGGCTGGGACATACGGAAAGCATTGAAGCTCCTGAAAAAATCCAATCCACCTTTACTGGAATGGCTGAACTCTCCTGTAGTTTATACAGAAATTCCGGAAATTGTCCAGGGCCTGCGGGAACTGGCAAAAGCCTGCTTTTCTCCTGTGGCAGTCATGCACCACTACCTGAGCATGGCTGTAAAATACAAGGGTCTGGTGGATAAGGCTGGAGGTCAGGTAAAAATTAAAAACTATTTTTACGCTTTAAGGACAGCTTTTGCCTGTAAGTGGATGCTTGATAAACACACGATGCCCCCAGTGGATTTCACAGAAATGCTGGTCTTGGCAGATGATCAGCTAAAAGCAGAAATCATTCGTCTGATAGCGCTGAAAGCCGGCAAGAATGAGAGCGAGGTAGTTGCCCGGAACCCTAAGCTGGACGCGCTGCTTAATTCCCTTATCCGGGAAGCAGAAGCAAATGCTGCGTCCATGAAATCGTCCAAAGTAGATGTGGAAAGTTTTGATATGTTTTTCAGGTATGTCCTGGAAGTTTGGCGGTAACCGTTGAATTGTTGAAAATATAAAGTATCTACTATAGGTCAGCAGGTTGTGAAATTTTGAATTGTACCACATTTATTATTAAAAACAAATAATATTCCAGGCAGATTGTTCATGATTTTGTTATATTTATAGTTATGTCTTATGAAGATAGTTTAAAATATTACCGGGATTTGAGAAATTCTTTGGATACGGCCAAAGATGAAAAAGCAATGGAGATAGCAAAAAAAGCTATTGCCAAAGGATATTCTATTGATGAAGTAATGGATCTAACTGGTTTGACAAAAGAGCAAATAGAACAAATAAAGAACTAGTAAGGGTGGCCAGCCAACTTTATTTCTATTTGAGAATTCCCGGTAATCAAAGTGTCAGATTCTAAATTTCTTTAAAAGTTATAAATTGCTTAATCGGCTAGTTATTTCAATAACAGTATCATTGCTTAGTCTGGTTAATATTTCCGGAAAGGGCTTTTCTCCTCTGGAAGTTCAAATACATGATACGTATTTTGAACTTCCCCTTTTTATTCCTTTCCTGTTTGTTTTTCTGTGGACAAACTTATTTTTAGGTATATCAGATTATAGAAAGACCAATTATAAAAGGAATTGTCTTTTATTTCTCTTGACAATCAACTCTATCAACATAGTTTTCACAGGATATTTAGCTTGTGTTTCGTTCTACGTGTTTTTTATAAGGGGAATTGGGGATACTTTTTTAAAAAGTAACATTTTTTCCCCGCAATTTCTGGGTCTAGTGGAATTTATACAAGTTAGCGTATTATCAATATTAGGCTTACAATTAATAGGAGAGTTTTTAATAATATCAAGGCTGATAACAATAAGAAAACATGATAATGTGATTTATCCAAAGCAATATTAATCAAGATAACATTGAACATACAGGATATAAAAAATCAAAACCTAATTCTTCTAGAGTGTATCAGCGGCAGCAGGGCTTTCGGACTGGCAACACCGGAGTCTGATACAGACGTCAGGGGTGTTTTTTACTTGCCCCGGGAAAAATATTTTGGACTGGAATATATACCGCAGATCAGTAATGAGACTAATGATATAGTTTATTATGAGTTGGGAAGATTTATTGAACTCTTATTGAAAAACAACCCAAACATTATCGAATTGCTCAATACGCCGGATGACTGTATACTTCAACGGAACCCTATAATGGATCATATCCGCACGGAAATGTTTCTATCAAAGCTCTGCGAACAGACTTTCGGAAACTATGCGCTTAGCCAGATAAGAAAAGCACGTGGCCTGAACAAAAAGATCGTTAACCCGATGGAAAAAGAGCGGAAGACGGTTCTGGACTTTTGTTATGTTAATGACAGGGCAGCATCCTTGCCTCTAAAGGAATTTCTTGCAGCAAAGAATATGGAACAAGCTTTTTGTGGCCTGACATCACTGCCACATATGCGTGACATGTATGCCTTGTTCTATGACGAATCGGGCAAGTATAAAGGGATTGTCCAGAAAAACACCGCCAATGAAATCTCTTTAAGTTCGGTACCTAAGGACGCTAAACCGGTGGCCTTACTGTACTTTAACAAAGACGGCTATTCCCAACACTGTCGCAGTTATAAGGAATATTGGGACTGGGTGAACAAGCGCAATGAAACCCGTTATCAGGGAAACCTTGCCCATGGCAAAAATTACGATGCAAAGAATATGATGCATGTATTTCGCCTTCTGACTATGGCAGAAGAAATAGGGGAGAAGGGTAAGGTAATTGTCAGACGACCTGACCGGGACTTTCTTCTAAGCATAAAGAAGGGAGACTTTTCATATGAAGAGCTAGTGGAAAAAGCTGAAGAAAAAAGGATGCACCTCCAGGATATTTATGAAAAATCAACACTGCCCGATACTCCTGATGCCGGATTGGTTAACAACCTGCTGGTGGAAATGAGAGAAAAGCTTTATTGTTCAAAAACATAGATTTTCTATTAAAAAAACAAATGCTTTTGAACAATTGCATTTATCCTAGGGTAACATCAATGTGGCAATTCAATCATGCAACAACCTTACACAACAAACTGATTACAAAAGCATTAAAACATATTCATCTAATTAAGTGAACCCATCCCTTATACGAAATATTTCCTCTTTTTAACTCATAATAATAAACACCATCGCTAAGCCCTTTCCCATTCCAGTTATTATCATAATTACTATCTGAAAAAACTAATTTTCCATGCCTATTATAAATATTAATTTCCCATCCACCTTGTTTGGCACATTCAAAATAAAAGTAATCATTCCTTTGGTCGCCATTGGGAGTAATCAGGTTCGGAATAACACCTGCCTCACAACAATCATTAATCGTGACTTCATGAGTAGCACGTAGACCTCCACAAGCATTAGAGCCTTCTGCAAAATATTTTCCAGAATGCACAATAGCTCTTATACTATCACTACTTCCATCGTCCCATACCACGTCAATATTTCCTTCTGTTTTAAGAAAAACGGTATCACCAGTACAAGCTTCCTGCGCACCTAATATTTGCAGTTCCGGCATTAATTCCAGAAACACTTCAAAGGTATCAAGTGCTGTACCACACATATTTTCCCTGAACACATAGAAGCTTTCTGCCTTATCTGTTGTAAACCAAGCCTCAGTACTACCGTCACTCCAAAGGAAGGATACATTCTCTTGAGAAAGATCCACTTCATGGAACGCACCTTCGCAAATGACAAACCGCCTTTGCTCCGGCTGATATGGAGGGTCAACTATAGTAACAAATGTACTATCTGAACGTGTACAATACCCCCTGTTTACATGAACACTATATAACCCAGTTTCAGTTGCTGGAAGCTTGTGTGCATCAGAAAGGTCCTGCCAAAGATAACCTGCTTCTGTATTATAAACATCCAACCACAAAGTGTCGCCATGGCAAATGGCAGTATCTGCACCAAGATCCACTTCAGGGGCATCATAAAAGGTGACAGTAAGAGAATCACTGGCATTACAACCACCCAAAAAAATGTCCACTTTTACTTGCTCAGAGGTACTAGTATTGTAAAAAGGTTCAGTAGACCCGTCTTGCCAGAGAAATCTTGCGCCTTCTTGGAAAACATCAAGCATAAGCGTATCGCCAATACACAAAGAGGTGTCTGCCCCTAAAGTCGCCACTGGCAGAGCTGGTGTCACCTCTAGAACTATGGAATCACTGACAGAACAAGCTCCAAGGGTAACATTCGCATGGTGATGTCCACCTTCTAAAAAAGATGTCTGGTTAATTGTATCTCCGTTGCTCCAAACGTAACTTGCTTCAGGAAGAACTGGAAGCTCTACGGGATAAGGAAGCTGGTCAAAACATATGATGGTGTCTCCCCCCAATTCAACGGTATGCCTTTTTTGAAAATTGACAGCTATAGCCTTATAACCTTCGTAGCATCCATTAGAAGTTTCATATATAACGGTGTCATTGGCGATAATTTCATGATAGTCAACTGAACCACTTGAACTATGGTACACTTCGGGAGCACAAGGCTGAAAACGAAAGGTATCTCCTGCACATAGTGTTGTGTCGTTTATGTTACTTGCCAAAGGACCTCTTATGCGTACGTTGCTTCCATAGGTTTTGCTTTCACCATTTGCATATTGAAGGGTGCACCGGACATAATGGTCGCCAGCAGTGGTAAAAGCATAAGTAGGATTCAAGCTATTTACCGTCTCTGACCCTTGATCACCAAAATCCCAATCGGCACTTACCACGGTAGTATCTATAAGTTTAAAAGTGGTTTCCTCTCCCAAACAAGTATTTTGAAAAGAAAATGCCGGCTGAAGATAAGCCGAAACAAATTTTGGGAAACTGAAAATACCAAACTGCGCATTTATTTCCTCAAAAACTATATTGCATAAAACGCCCTCCTGGTTCGGGGCATGAATCACTCCAAGCTTAGTGCCTGAACCTGAATGCTCATTAATATATATTTTCCCATTCTGTGCGAGCTGCAAACCTAAAGATATTGACGAAGAGCAAGTTTTTACTTGCGTTGCCTGCATTCCTGAGTTGTCGGAAGAGCTTATTTTTGCTTGATAAAGGCTACTATCTGTACTGTAATACAGTAGTTTTGAGTCTGGAGAAAACTCTGCATCATAAACTGCCTGGGCTCTTTCATCTATACCTGACAACATTCTTCCATTTTCCATACCTCCTGTTTCTGCATTAAAATCAAATAGATAAATTAATTGTGCAAAACTCGGCTCAGGAGAAACTAATACTGCTATTTTTTTCTGGTCAGGTGATACTTTGTAATTAATCCGAGCTTCAATATCCCAATGGCCAGGAGGGGTAAATGGAAAGTTACTATTAACAACATGCTCATCTATACCACTACTTGTTACTTTTCGAGCCTTAAAAACCTCATCTTCGCTATCGTAGTATAAAAACCAGAAACACTCGCTATCTGAATGTCTGATAATGGTGAACCCAGGTGTGGGATAACCCTGTAAAATTGTTCTTTTTTCTATTGCTTCTCCATATCCTTCATTTCTTGACATATCTACCACTGTGTAATCAAGTTTATTCCTAGTACTAGAAGACCTTCCATAAAGTGAAAAAACATAGAAAAGTCTTCGGCTACCAGGAACAGGTATGGTCAAGCTTTGATATACATAAGTCATACTGTCAGTTTCCTGAAGTCCAGGCATCAAGCGGTGTTTGCGGGTATATATCCTATTGGTTGTATAAAACAAAAGGTTCCCTTCCTCATCTGACATTGAAGAAGTGTTGAAATATGGAGCAAATCCCCATCTATAGTAATAATTAGTGTTATGCATCTGTTTTGTGGGCATACTTCCATTAAAAGTTAATAGAGTCGTTGTTTGACTGTAAAATGGAATAATCCAGTTTGCCGTTTCATTTTGAGCAGAAACAAAAGGAGTTGAAATAAAATATATAAAAAGGAAAAATAGTCCAATAAAAAATTGCATTAGCAGGACTTTTTAAAGTCTTCTGTCTTGGGAACGTGCATCTATAGCTAATATTTTATTTAAAATAAGATTTTAAATAAACAGCCCCCGACTTTATAAACTATAAAACCGGGGGCTGCTTAAACTCAGAGCAAGTATTTTAATGGACTACTAGCTTCTGGGTCATAGTTCCTTTGTCTCCATCAATTCTCACTAAATATATACCGGCAGAAAAATTATGGATATCAAGACTCAACTTATTTTTGGTAACTTCTTGGTCCATTATTCTTGCTCCCTGTACGCTGGATATAGATAACAATTTAGCCCCAAAATCGTCAGGTATTTTAATGCTAAGTTTTGAAGTAGCTGGATTCGGAAACATGGTAAACTTCGGCTCCAACTTTTCAGCGTCAACAGACAAAGTAGGAGGGTTTGTCCGTTGCACAAACTTTGAAAGCAAACGAATATAAGCGGTCTGATAACCACAGCTATTTTCTGTCACCTCCCAAGAATTTAATGGCCACGTGGTATTAAAGTCAAGATAAGACTTTTGGTCAGGTTGGTCTTTCGGAGGGCTCAAGGAAATAGAAGTACATACAGCATTGTTTTCCATACTGCCACAACCATCAGGGCAGCAATCATCCCAATCATATTCAGGGTTTGGCCCCCCTACCAAAAACCCAGGTGCAGGGCCATAAGTAGACACTCCGACTTCATCCCAAAGCTCCGTACCGTCGTGGAACCAGGTGTGGTAGAATTGATTCACACACTTATCGCCACCTTTTCCATACATATTGGACAAATACACCATGTTCAAAGGGTTAACACCATGTATATAATGAATGAACCGTTCAGCAGCACGGCGGGCATCTTCATGTTGAGAAGGCTCTATATCATAAGTAATTAAATCATAAAAAATTGTACCTTGGTTAGATTTAGTACCGTTGCTTCCCCAAACATAATTTTCTAAAGGTGCCATATATGGGTCAATAGTATTTATATTATGATATGCAGGAAAATTAAACTCGTTAGTGTTCAAGGCATCCGCATATTTGTCTTTTATTTCCCTGACTACAGAAGTAGTAGCATCTTCCAAGGTGGTATAATAAAGCAAAACCTCTTGTTCACGCACTTCAAAAGGAAAGGCATAATTCCAAGGTATAAGGTGAATATCCTGATAGTTTTCATCAAAAAATGATTTATAGGATTCTTCACCTGTCATTTCGAATAAATGCACCGCTGCCCTCATTTTATAGGCAAACCTACCATAATCGTTTGTTTCCTGCTGCCCACTTGCAATACCTTGTGAACCGTACGCCTCATCATTGTTTCTCCAAATTACATTAGGGTTTTCGTCAGCCCAGCCCCATGCTTTTTTAGCTGCTTCCAATAATTGATCAGCATAATCATTCATTCCCAAAGCACCAAAAACCTTAGCACCAAAAGCAAAAGTACTTGCCGAGTTGTTTGTTGCACTTGTGTTCACCCCACCGTACAGACTTGGCCCTGTGGCTGACGAGGGTGGACTGGCGTGTGAAAGGCTTACTACACTTATCATGCTCCCGTCGTCGTTCTGTAGCCGCAGCAAATGGTCCATTCCCCACTTAGCTTCATCTAAAATATCAGGTATGCCATTTCCTGACTCTGGAATGTCAAAATCATCGCCCCAAGCCTCAGGGTTATCCAAATAGGCTAAAAACATTTCATATATATAGTTAGAAGTCCAGTTGGTGTACTTATTATAATCTCCCGCATCATACCAGCCTCCTCTAAGGTCTTTTTCTGTAGAAGCATCATCGGGGGCATCATAACTTCTGCAATTGGCATCCTGAAGTGGCCCTAAATGACTGGCTCCATCTTCCCAGCCAGTTTCAGCATACGGAGCTTCTTTGGCAAAACCAGCCCGCTGATAGAAAAAAGTTCTAAAAGCATGTTTTAAAACAGAATTATACACATCGTCCCTAATCTCAAACTCAAAGGAACGATCTCCTTGATCAACGTCTTCTACATAGTACGTACCAGGTTCGGTCACTTCGCTAAAATCAAACCACCATGCACGGTCTCCAGAGCTTTCATCTTCTATACCCCCGTTCCACTCCTCTGGCTCTGCCGTAAATACTTGTTCGCCAGATTCCGCATTTACGAGTGCATAGGTGCTTCCTGGATTAAAAGACTGACCTTCATCAAAACCTGTTTGTGGGTCGCGTATGACTGCTACTTTCTCAGAAGTTGTTCTGTAGCCAAACTGATCTATGACAATAAAGTCACTTTGGGCAACAGCATTAGAGAAAAATAACATTGAAAGCAGAATAACTTGATAATAAACCTTAGAAGCAAAAAAGAACTTCTGAAATAGCATGTAATTATGTTTCATGTTTTATGTAGATATTATAAGAAATTAGAAGTGCTATTAAGGAACAATAAGAATTAACATAAGCTACCTAGACTGTGTACAAAAAAGCTACAAACTTAAGTTTTTCAGCATGGCACGCTAAAATTAAACCTGAATTATGCATTAAATTTCGTTATGAGGGGCAAAAGAACAAAAAATCAGCGTATTTAGTTTGCAAAGCATAGTGATTCTATGGTTAAAAACCAATTCGAAGCGTCCGATTTGATGTTGCTTGCCAGGCAATAGAAAGTTCTAATACATATTTCAGGTTAAATACATCTGAAGAAGAAAAAAGTAACTTCTAAAAGCTAAAAAAATGTGCAATTAGACAAAACATAGATTAAAAACACATAAATGTATACTAAAACTCATCTACAATAAAACAGTTTACGAGCTTGTGTTTCATTATAATACTTTGTAATATAGAAGTTGATTTGACTTGTTTTAGTGCAAAAAATCACCAAAACTTCACGTCAACTTAAAGACATAATGGAAAATCAAAGCAAAGAATCCACGGCTAAAGAAACAGATTTGGTTTCCTTAAAACTGGAAGACGGTATTCTTTATGGAAGCTATAAACCTACGCATGTTACGCTTAAACTCTTTAAACAAATGCTTGAAGACCGGCTAACATATACTCAAGGAGGCATTTACCCTTTATTTGCTGACTGCCGGCGTTACGAAAGAGTAGAAAGAGACGCATGGGAGTTTATGGCTGGAAAAGAAGGTTGTAAAGACCTTACTGCTGTTGCTTTTTTAATTAATTCTCCGGTACAAAAAGTTATATATAATATATACTTTTCATTAATGCCACCTATTATTCCGGTACGCTCCTTTACCAATGCAGAAGCAGGGATAGTATGGTTAAAAAAATACCGGGTTTCTTAACTAATATTAATTAGATTAGGAAATCAACATAATACTTTTTGATAATCCCTATACTCGTTCATAAACACCCCTTTCCAAAGTTCATCCAGCCAACAGGATTTGCCATGGATAGGAAATGGGCGAAAACAATCAAATTTTTACTAGAAAATAAAAATGACCTTTTTATTAATATTTAGGTAAAACTTATATTCATTAGAAAATCCCTTGCCCCTAAACATATGATCTATTACCTTGGTTAGAGTGGAAGGTGGATGAGTTCTTATTCAAATGATATTGTACTTCTAATTACTTAATGGAAGCAGATGCCAAAAATAAAATAGTCACTAGTTTTTTATCAGGCGGTGGCGAAATGGGAGAGGTTATTAAAACCCGTGACTGGAGTTCTACAGGTCTGGGGCCGATAGATCAATGGCCTCAAAGTTTATGCACGACACTTAGTATTACCCTTCGCTCAAAAATCCCGATGGTGCTTATTTGGGGCGAAGAACAAATTTTTTTCTATAACGATGCCTACAAACCTACTCTTGGTAATGAAAATCCCCACTATGCACTAGGCACTCCG is from Cytophagaceae bacterium ABcell3 and encodes:
- a CDS encoding glycoside hydrolase family 9 protein gives rise to the protein MKHNYMLFQKFFFASKVYYQVILLSMLFFSNAVAQSDFIVIDQFGYRTTSEKVAVIRDPQTGFDEGQSFNPGSTYALVNAESGEQVFTAEPEEWNGGIEDESSGDRAWWFDFSEVTEPGTYYVEDVDQGDRSFEFEIRDDVYNSVLKHAFRTFFYQRAGFAKEAPYAETGWEDGASHLGPLQDANCRSYDAPDDASTEKDLRGGWYDAGDYNKYTNWTSNYIYEMFLAYLDNPEAWGDDFDIPESGNGIPDILDEAKWGMDHLLRLQNDDGSMISVVSLSHASPPSSATGPSLYGGVNTSATNNSASTFAFGAKVFGALGMNDYADQLLEAAKKAWGWADENPNVIWRNNDEAYGSQGIASGQQETNDYGRFAYKMRAAVHLFEMTGEESYKSFFDENYQDIHLIPWNYAFPFEVREQEVLLYYTTLEDATTSVVREIKDKYADALNTNEFNFPAYHNINTIDPYMAPLENYVWGSNGTKSNQGTIFYDLITYDIEPSQHEDARRAAERFIHYIHGVNPLNMVYLSNMYGKGGDKCVNQFYHTWFHDGTELWDEVGVSTYGPAPGFLVGGPNPEYDWDDCCPDGCGSMENNAVCTSISLSPPKDQPDQKSYLDFNTTWPLNSWEVTENSCGYQTAYIRLLSKFVQRTNPPTLSVDAEKLEPKFTMFPNPATSKLSIKIPDDFGAKLLSISSVQGARIMDQEVTKNKLSLDIHNFSAGIYLVRIDGDKGTMTQKLVVH